The genomic segment cacttcccctatatatatatatatatatatatatatatatatatatattttatttatttatttgattgtatattttttattccatTAAATTAAttcattaataaaattaacatatatatatatatatatatatatatatatatatatatatatatatttatatatatatgtatatgatcagtatcatatatatttaatatgtgtacgtttaaaaaagaaaataaattaagaTGCCCccaataatttataaaagtcCTCTACCTGTTCGATTAAAAGCCCCGAAGGGTAGAATAACACCTTTGAATGGACCCGATATAAAAATTGGGAAATCATTAATAGCTGCCTGTCCAAAAAGAATAAGAGGAGAAAAATTAGCTGAAATGAAACAAACAATACGTAAGTATTtaggaaagaaaaaagaatatttgaTTGATGTTCATGCAACTTATAGTGTAACAAAAAAACCTGATGGAACAAAAATGGGACAAGGTAAAGGAATCATTGATCATTTTGTAGCTAGAGTACCTTCAGGAAAAACTATTTTTTCTATACCTACCATAAGCCCATTCAATACATTAGGGTTTGATGACCCTGTATATAgagtattaaaaaaagcaGCAGCAAAAGTAGCTATACCTTGTGTATTTAGAacacaaaataatttattccgagttcataatattaaatatatatcacaacaaaaagtaaaaaaCGACCAACTCAAACATTTTAATCAATTTAAATCAaaattatttcaaaaaaaagatgaagtTTAAATGTGGTATTTACAAAAAGGCTTtatacttaaaaaaatatatatatatatatatatatatatttatttatttatttatttatttattcatttatatttatttatttattcatttatatttataacattatattttattctctgaaaaaaaaaatatataatatatttaaaatattatgtattacaataatataaaaagaattacttcaattaaaaaatacaatttttataaagatattataaaatgaagaaataatcaaaacctatttttttgtttactatttatatatacaaattctATATAACAAGAACAAAATAGAGGAAATTTGTATTAATAccagaatataataatataaatatatatattatatattataatatattttacgtattaaaattatatatacaattatatatatattatatatatatatatattttatatatattatatatatatgtatttaatttatttatttacaacattcctttaataaaaaaaaaaaaaaaaaaaaaaaaaaaaaaaaattatattattattacatataatttatctcagaaagaattaaaaaaaaataaaagaatatagaaaaaaatttaaatacattttaagatgattcttttatttgaataaataataaacatttccaaaaaaaagtaattctttatttttttttctattattacAGAAAATAAAGATTAAAATCAATAtgtattaaattaataaataatatatttattattaatttataaataaataaataaataaataaataaatatatatatatatatatatatatattttagtgAACATACAAATTATACAGAATGGTTGAAAAAGAAGATagttatataacaaataagaaggtagaagaaaataaaatgaacaaaatcaTCCACATTAAAgatgaacaaataaataaaaaaaagaataaaaagaataaaaagaataaaaaagagGGAAAATCTGTAACTAAAGAAATGAACGAAACGAGCAATTTAGGtttatattcaaatatatgtgaagaaaagaaacacaaaaaaaaaaaaaaagaaaaagaaaaggacaAGGACAAGGACAAATTGGATGCTCTCAacaaaaattcaaaaaaaaagaataagaaaaatgacaaaagtaataaaaaggagggtaaaaaattagaaaataatgatgaaatgaAAGATGACGTTATTATAAGTGATCACG from the Plasmodium falciparum 3D7 genome assembly, chromosome: 14 genome contains:
- a CDS encoding ribosomal protein L16, mitochondrial, putative, which encodes MPPIIYKSPLPVRLKAPKGRITPLNGPDIKIGKSLIAACPKRIRGEKLAEMKQTIRKYLGKKKEYLIDVHATYSVTKKPDGTKMGQGKGIIDHFVARVPSGKTIFSIPTISPFNTLGFDDPVYRVLKKAAAKVAIPCVFRTQNNLFRVHNIKYISQQKVKNDQLKHFNQFKSKLFQKKDEV